The Candidatus Dependentiae bacterium genome contains a region encoding:
- the trpS gene encoding tryptophan--tRNA ligase codes for MIEKIVLTGDRPTGKLHLGHYVGTLENRVKLQNEYKQYILVADVQALTDNFDNPQKVRDNVLQVMLDYLAVGIDPTKSTIFIQSMIPEIAELTILYLNFVTVNRLRRNPTVKTEILQKGVGDTVTAGFLMYPVHQVADITVVKGSLVPVGADQIPMIEQTNEIVRAFNRTYNTDVLVEAEALVPKIARLPGVDGKAKMSKSLGNAIFLSDNADTVAQKVMQMYTDPDHIRVEDPGKIEGNIVFDYLDIFDPDQEEICKLKQHYKKGGLGDVKLKKRLIDVLNNFLDPIRIRRAEFARDSQRVMQILLDGTARAREVAQDTMAGVRKAVKIDY; via the coding sequence ATGATAGAAAAGATTGTTTTAACTGGAGATAGGCCAACAGGAAAACTGCATCTAGGACATTATGTTGGTACATTAGAAAATCGTGTAAAGCTACAAAATGAGTATAAACAATATATTTTAGTTGCAGATGTACAAGCATTGACTGATAATTTTGATAATCCGCAAAAAGTTAGAGACAATGTGTTACAGGTTATGCTTGATTATTTGGCAGTCGGTATTGATCCTACAAAATCGACTATTTTTATTCAGTCAATGATTCCAGAAATTGCTGAGTTAACTATTTTATATTTAAACTTTGTTACAGTGAATCGTTTGCGCCGTAATCCAACAGTAAAAACAGAAATTTTACAGAAGGGAGTTGGTGATACAGTAACAGCAGGTTTTTTGATGTATCCAGTACATCAAGTTGCAGATATTACCGTGGTCAAAGGATCATTGGTGCCTGTTGGTGCAGACCAAATTCCTATGATTGAGCAGACAAACGAAATTGTACGTGCATTTAACAGAACATATAATACTGATGTATTAGTAGAGGCAGAAGCGTTAGTGCCAAAAATTGCACGTTTACCGGGAGTTGACGGTAAAGCGAAAATGAGTAAATCATTAGGCAATGCAATTTTTTTGAGTGATAATGCTGATACTGTCGCGCAAAAGGTTATGCAAATGTATACTGATCCAGATCATATTCGCGTGGAAGATCCTGGTAAAATTGAAGGTAATATTGTTTTTGATTATCTTGATATTTTTGATCCAGATCAAGAAGAAATTTGTAAACTTAAACAGCACTATAAAAAGGGTGGCCTTGGCGATGTTAAACTTAAAAAACGCTTGATTGATGTACTCAATAATTTTCTTGATCCTATTCGCATACGAAGAGCTGAATTTGCAAGAGATTCACAGAGGGTGATGCAGATACTTCTTGATGGTACTGCACGAGCTCGTGAGGTTGCACAAGATACGATGGCTGGCGTTCGCAAAGCTGTGAAAATTGATTATTGA
- a CDS encoding glycosyltransferase family protein, with product MKKKVYLLLLLFLTAKLSCIVDNNTHWFDQGVNAFNNKDYQHALDLFKKTIHLTPYSINAYFNAGLCCMHLIRWKQAANYFKKAANQNTRHFNAHFYCARSLRNAKKIHEAIEMFTRAIALNPNDIDAQFELGVLYTQQYVYDKALDCYDAVLKIAPQCIDALRNAGHTARYKGDMRRAADYYKRGITLKPNQAHLQYGLGESLLALGDFKNGWDAFEHRWKRMPDKRKFSDKQWDGKTDLCGKKIVVRAEYGQGDSIQFIRYAQLLKKMGAIVIFETQHTLLDLLNTSPYIDKLIMVNENKPLNIEHDYQIPIMSLPHVFNTWSEHDIPNNVPYIWAQPELVDSWKQKIAHDTNFKIGICWQGSPYYEKFKSPLSRKAVPVKLFAELARIDGVSVYSLQKINGLEELKELSNNIVIHSYNDFDYSHGRFMDTAALIKNLDLVITVDTSVAHLAGALGAPTWVLLPYVADWRWMQHRSDCPWYPTMQLFRQIEPDNWQSVMNEIIITLVKEKLSNLKNSSSDSKANSQKLL from the coding sequence ATGAAAAAAAAGGTATATTTACTTTTGTTACTCTTTCTTACCGCTAAGCTATCTTGCATAGTAGACAATAACACACACTGGTTTGATCAAGGTGTAAATGCATTCAACAATAAAGACTATCAGCACGCATTAGATTTGTTTAAAAAAACAATACACCTCACTCCATACTCAATAAATGCATATTTTAATGCTGGACTCTGTTGTATGCACCTAATAAGATGGAAACAAGCTGCCAACTATTTTAAGAAAGCAGCCAACCAAAATACTCGTCATTTCAATGCGCATTTTTATTGTGCTCGCTCATTGCGAAATGCAAAAAAAATACACGAAGCTATTGAAATGTTTACGCGTGCAATAGCACTAAACCCTAATGATATCGACGCGCAGTTTGAACTTGGTGTTTTATACACACAACAATATGTATATGACAAGGCACTTGATTGTTATGATGCCGTATTAAAAATCGCACCACAGTGTATTGATGCCTTACGTAATGCCGGACACACTGCTCGCTACAAAGGCGATATGAGACGTGCAGCAGATTATTATAAACGTGGTATCACACTTAAGCCCAATCAAGCACACCTGCAATATGGACTTGGTGAATCATTGCTTGCACTCGGTGACTTTAAAAATGGTTGGGATGCATTTGAGCATCGCTGGAAACGCATGCCCGATAAAAGAAAATTTAGCGATAAGCAGTGGGACGGAAAAACTGACTTATGCGGGAAAAAAATTGTCGTTCGTGCAGAGTATGGCCAAGGCGATTCGATACAATTTATTCGCTATGCACAGTTGCTAAAAAAAATGGGTGCCATCGTTATTTTTGAAACACAGCATACACTTCTAGATTTACTTAATACATCTCCATATATAGATAAGTTAATCATGGTAAATGAAAACAAACCACTTAATATTGAACATGATTATCAAATTCCCATTATGAGTTTACCACATGTTTTTAACACCTGGTCTGAGCATGATATTCCAAATAACGTTCCGTATATATGGGCACAACCAGAACTTGTTGATTCTTGGAAACAAAAAATCGCACACGATACAAATTTTAAAATTGGTATTTGCTGGCAAGGCAGCCCGTACTATGAAAAGTTTAAATCACCCCTTTCGCGAAAAGCAGTACCTGTCAAATTATTTGCAGAACTTGCACGCATAGATGGGGTAAGTGTATATAGCTTACAGAAAATAAATGGACTTGAAGAATTAAAAGAACTCAGTAACAATATTGTTATTCACTCATATAATGATTTTGACTATTCCCACGGCCGCTTTATGGATACGGCTGCACTCATTAAAAATCTTGATTTAGTCATCACTGTAGATACATCTGTTGCACATCTTGCTGGTGCACTTGGTGCACCTACTTGGGTACTATTACCCTATGTCGCTGATTGGCGCTGGATGCAACATCGTTCTGACTGTCCTTGGTATCCAACAATGCAATTATTTCGACAGATAGAACCTGACAACTGGCAAAGTGTAATGAATGAAATTATTATCACTTTAGTAAAAGAAAAATTAAGCAACTTAAAAAATTCTTCCTCAGACTCCAAGGCTAACTCTCAAAAACTCTTATAA
- a CDS encoding UvrD-helicase domain-containing protein yields MDFNQFLQTQLNTEQKKAVEHKRGPLLVVAGAGSGKTRVITARITHLITNHGINPSAIVALTFTNKAAQEMKERIQHFLGHETKELPFIGTFHSYCLLLIKKNQHLLDSPFFSVMDEDDRTKLISSILKRNNLQKQITPKSLGYQISHIKNHIIDPDTPAFYRDNRMIVDVYHTYEKEKKLSKCFDFDDLLLEGLRLFEKNNTHNKYINTSFKQEFHETVKHILVDEYQDTNIVQHTLLKQMTKDGDKIVADSICVVGDEDQSIYSWRGATVANIMNFKKDFPNTTVITIEQNYRSVQPILSIANQVITHNMERNPKKLWSKKTGNNRVRALSCLSEYQEAQAIAQLLKIIMQQKKQTSVAILYRTHFQSRAIEETLIKQNIPYKIIGGINFYERKEIKDILAYLRLVVNPFDRTSLFRIINTPTRGLGPAVEELIHGHWKDQPFLSFKNILTNLIEQKNIVGKKAAIIQQFLLFFHEVDIQTDPYRAIEYFIIKTRYLTYLKDSYDTQEATIRIDNVNELLNAIKHFTTQGVNTIEQLLDQVALMQEHKTNQENEKNPILMMTLHAAKGLEFDTVIITGLEDGLLPSSRSLQEMSKIEEERRLFYVGITRAKEHLLLTRARYRYTYSKMVDQFPSRFLKEIPSNIVNEHDISQQNETQHRLFFADWLGIQIDTAPIYTFSSNTSFSRQKMKPNNSVMHAAKKFEANAFDEPFKKAQVTLHQASSYKQAHASTDLQEAHTLQNGGWKKNHPVKHQKFGVGTIQSIEKRSDAVYLTVNFRVGTKKISSKFVQKV; encoded by the coding sequence ATGGATTTTAACCAATTTTTGCAAACACAATTAAACACAGAACAAAAAAAAGCAGTTGAACATAAAAGAGGACCTTTATTGGTTGTTGCTGGTGCAGGATCTGGTAAAACACGAGTGATCACTGCACGCATTACCCATCTGATTACCAATCATGGAATAAACCCTTCAGCAATTGTTGCACTTACATTTACCAATAAAGCAGCACAGGAAATGAAAGAGCGTATTCAACATTTTTTGGGTCATGAAACAAAAGAACTTCCATTTATTGGTACATTTCACTCATATTGCTTATTATTAATCAAAAAAAATCAGCACCTTCTGGATAGTCCATTTTTTTCCGTCATGGACGAAGATGATCGCACCAAGTTGATCAGCTCAATTTTAAAACGCAATAACTTACAAAAGCAAATCACACCCAAAAGCCTCGGTTACCAAATATCACATATAAAGAATCATATTATTGATCCTGATACACCGGCATTTTATCGTGATAATCGTATGATTGTAGATGTATATCATACATATGAGAAAGAAAAAAAACTCAGTAAATGTTTTGATTTTGATGATTTATTACTTGAGGGACTCAGGCTTTTTGAAAAAAACAATACGCATAATAAATATATAAATACGAGCTTTAAACAAGAATTCCATGAAACCGTTAAGCATATTTTAGTTGATGAATATCAAGATACGAATATAGTACAACATACACTTTTGAAACAAATGACAAAAGATGGAGACAAAATAGTTGCCGATTCTATATGTGTTGTTGGCGATGAAGATCAATCTATTTACTCATGGCGCGGTGCTACTGTAGCCAACATTATGAACTTTAAAAAAGATTTTCCAAATACTACCGTTATTACCATTGAGCAAAACTATCGTTCAGTTCAACCCATTTTAAGCATTGCCAACCAAGTAATTACTCATAACATGGAACGCAATCCAAAAAAATTATGGTCAAAAAAAACAGGAAATAATCGTGTTCGTGCCCTTTCCTGTTTATCTGAGTATCAAGAAGCACAAGCAATTGCACAATTACTGAAAATCATCATGCAACAAAAAAAACAAACATCTGTTGCAATACTTTATCGTACACACTTTCAATCGCGTGCAATAGAAGAAACACTTATCAAACAAAATATTCCCTACAAAATCATTGGTGGTATTAATTTCTATGAACGTAAAGAAATCAAGGATATCCTTGCTTATCTGCGCTTAGTAGTAAACCCATTCGATCGAACATCATTGTTTCGTATTATAAACACACCAACACGTGGCTTAGGCCCAGCAGTAGAAGAATTAATTCATGGTCACTGGAAAGATCAACCTTTTTTAAGTTTTAAAAACATCCTGACAAATCTTATTGAACAAAAGAACATTGTGGGAAAAAAAGCTGCTATTATACAACAATTTTTACTTTTTTTTCATGAAGTTGATATACAAACGGACCCATATAGAGCAATTGAGTATTTTATTATAAAAACACGCTATTTAACTTATTTAAAAGATTCGTATGACACGCAAGAAGCAACAATACGTATTGATAACGTTAATGAGTTATTAAACGCAATTAAGCACTTTACAACACAGGGCGTTAACACAATAGAACAACTTTTAGATCAAGTTGCTCTCATGCAGGAACATAAAACGAATCAAGAAAACGAAAAAAATCCAATACTCATGATGACACTACACGCAGCGAAAGGGTTAGAATTCGATACAGTGATTATCACTGGGCTAGAAGATGGTTTATTACCAAGCTCACGATCTTTGCAAGAAATGAGTAAAATTGAAGAAGAACGCCGTTTATTTTATGTAGGCATTACAAGAGCAAAAGAGCATTTACTTCTGACTCGAGCACGTTATCGGTATACCTACAGCAAGATGGTTGATCAATTTCCATCACGATTTTTAAAAGAAATACCATCAAACATTGTTAATGAACACGACATTTCGCAACAAAATGAAACACAACATCGTTTATTTTTTGCCGATTGGCTTGGTATACAGATAGATACGGCTCCAATATATACATTTAGTAGTAATACATCTTTTTCTCGTCAAAAAATGAAACCCAACAACTCAGTAATGCACGCAGCAAAAAAGTTCGAAGCTAATGCATTTGATGAACCATTCAAAAAAGCACAAGTAACGTTACATCAAGCTTCATCTTATAAGCAAGCGCATGCAAGTACAGATTTGCAAGAAGCTCATACTCTACAAAATGGCGGATGGAAAAAAAATCATCCAGTTAAACATCAGAAATTCGGCGTTGGTACAATACAAAGCATTGAAAAAAGATCAGATGCTGTTTATCTCACCGTTAACTTTAGAGTGGGAACAAAGAAAATATCATCAAAATTTGTACAAAAGGTTTAA